In Halovulum dunhuangense, one genomic interval encodes:
- a CDS encoding threonine aldolase family protein: protein MWFTSDNAGPAHPSVLDAVTRASTGYMSSYGSDPIMADVRARMREIFEAPEAEIFLVATGTAANVLALACLCPPWATVYCHEVAHIEEDECGAPEFYTGGAKLSLLPGLDGKIDAAALAAKIESTPTDFVHHVGRGALSLTQVTERGAVYSLDELRALCAIAKSGGIPVHLDGARFANALVSLGCSPAEMTLKAGVDAVSFGGTKNGLMGVEAVVLFDPSKAWEFERRRKRGAHLFSKHRYLSAQMQAYLADDLWLTMARDANARARRLADGLRDLPEADFLHPVDANMLFVALPRRIHDALHAAGAHYYFWPGDPAPEGPADEMLACRLVCGWSTTEAEIDAFVGVVRDAA, encoded by the coding sequence ATGTGGTTTACATCCGACAACGCGGGCCCCGCGCATCCCAGCGTGCTGGACGCCGTGACCCGTGCGAGCACAGGCTACATGTCGTCCTATGGCAGCGATCCGATCATGGCGGATGTCCGCGCCCGCATGCGCGAGATCTTCGAGGCGCCCGAGGCGGAAATCTTCCTCGTCGCGACCGGGACGGCCGCCAATGTCCTTGCGCTCGCCTGCCTCTGCCCGCCCTGGGCGACGGTCTATTGCCACGAGGTCGCGCATATCGAGGAAGACGAATGCGGCGCGCCGGAGTTCTACACCGGTGGCGCGAAGCTGTCCCTGCTGCCCGGCCTCGACGGCAAGATCGACGCCGCCGCGCTGGCCGCGAAGATCGAGTCGACGCCGACCGATTTCGTCCACCATGTCGGGCGCGGTGCGCTGTCGCTGACGCAGGTGACAGAGCGCGGCGCCGTCTATTCGCTGGACGAGCTGCGCGCGCTTTGCGCCATAGCGAAATCCGGCGGCATCCCCGTTCACCTTGACGGTGCGCGCTTCGCCAATGCCCTGGTGAGCCTGGGTTGCAGCCCGGCCGAGATGACCTTGAAGGCCGGCGTGGACGCGGTCAGCTTCGGCGGCACCAAGAACGGGCTGATGGGCGTGGAGGCGGTCGTGCTGTTCGATCCCTCGAAGGCCTGGGAATTCGAGCGACGGCGCAAGCGCGGTGCGCATCTCTTTTCCAAGCACCGATACCTTTCGGCGCAGATGCAGGCCTATCTGGCGGACGACCTCTGGCTGACCATGGCGCGGGACGCCAATGCGCGGGCCCGGCGGCTGGCCGATGGCCTGCGCGACCTGCCCGAGGCGGATTTCCTGCACCCGGTGGATGCCAACATGCTGTTCGTGGCCCTGCCCCGGCGCATCCATGACGCGTTGCACGCAGCCGGCGCGCATTACTACTTCTGGCCCGGCGACCCCGCCCCCGAGGGGCCGGCGGACGAGATGCTCGCCTGCCGGCTGGTCTGCGGCTGGAGCACCACCGAGGCGGAGATCGACGCCTTCGTGGGTGTGGTGCGCGACGCGGCCTAG
- a CDS encoding YcgN family cysteine cluster protein, which yields MTADPIDRSGVRPQFWERFTIHELTSREWEALCDGCGKCCLRKLEYEDTGEVEYTNVACKLLDRTTCRCTNYAQRRKFVPDCVVITPESLERILYWMPSTCAYRLMAEGQPLADWHPLISGRAESVHEAGISLAGHMVSEDSVAEDDLDDYIVEGLQ from the coding sequence GTGACCGCCGATCCCATCGACCGAAGCGGCGTGCGGCCGCAATTCTGGGAACGCTTCACGATTCATGAGCTGACTTCCCGCGAGTGGGAGGCACTGTGCGACGGCTGTGGCAAATGCTGCCTGCGCAAGCTGGAATACGAGGACACGGGCGAGGTGGAATACACCAATGTCGCCTGCAAGCTTCTCGACCGCACCACCTGCCGCTGCACGAATTACGCACAGCGCCGGAAATTCGTGCCGGACTGCGTGGTGATCACGCCCGAAAGCCTGGAGCGCATCCTCTACTGGATGCCGTCGACCTGCGCCTATCGGCTGATGGCCGAGGGGCAGCCGCTGGCGGACTGGCACCCGCTGATCTCGGGCCGGGCGGAAAGCGTGCACGAGGCGGGCATCTCGCTTGCCGGGCACATGGTCTCCGAGGACAGCGTGGCCGAGGACGACCTGGACGATTACATCGTGGAAGGATTGCAGTGA
- a CDS encoding bifunctional riboflavin kinase/FAD synthetase: MRRHAHYLNLEPSDRGACVAIGNFDGVHLGHQSVIGLARAAAGALNAPLGVVTFEPHPRNHFAPDAPPFRLMNAEARAHRLEKLGVQQLYELPFDGRMAAMTADHFVAEILVAGLGVRHVVVGADFHFGRGRRGDAYLLQALGRSHRFEVTIAPLVGNATQDFSSTAIRKALTDGSPEEAARMLGHWHRIEGRVVKGDQRGRDLGFPTANMGLDGLHLPRFGVYAVTVEVLDGPHKGHYRGASSLGERPTFGVNAPNLETHLLDFEGDLYGAELSVALVEFLRPELKFDDVDALVRQMHQDVTEARAALDRAGL; the protein is encoded by the coding sequence ATGCGACGCCACGCGCACTACCTGAACCTCGAACCGTCGGATCGCGGCGCCTGCGTGGCGATCGGCAATTTCGACGGCGTGCATCTGGGCCACCAGTCGGTGATAGGGCTTGCGCGGGCGGCGGCCGGCGCGTTGAACGCCCCGCTGGGTGTGGTCACCTTCGAGCCGCATCCGCGCAACCATTTTGCCCCCGACGCACCGCCCTTTCGGCTGATGAACGCCGAGGCACGCGCCCACAGGCTGGAAAAGCTGGGCGTGCAGCAACTCTACGAACTGCCTTTCGACGGCCGGATGGCGGCGATGACGGCGGATCATTTCGTGGCCGAGATCCTTGTCGCGGGACTGGGCGTCCGGCATGTCGTGGTGGGCGCCGATTTCCATTTCGGCCGCGGGCGACGGGGTGACGCCTATCTTCTGCAGGCGCTTGGCCGCAGTCACCGCTTCGAGGTGACGATCGCCCCGCTGGTCGGCAACGCGACCCAGGACTTTTCTTCCACCGCGATCCGCAAGGCGCTGACCGATGGAAGTCCCGAGGAAGCGGCGCGGATGCTGGGCCATTGGCACCGGATCGAGGGCCGCGTGGTCAAGGGCGACCAGCGCGGGCGCGATCTGGGGTTTCCGACGGCGAACATGGGCCTCGATGGGCTTCATCTGCCGCGCTTCGGCGTCTATGCCGTGACCGTCGAAGTGCTGGACGGCCCCCACAAAGGTCACTATCGCGGCGCGTCCAGCCTGGGCGAGCGGCCGACCTTTGGCGTGAATGCGCCCAACCTCGAAACCCATCTGCTGGATTTCGAGGGTGATCTCTACGGGGCCGAGCTGTCTGTCGCGCTTGTCGAGTTCCTGCGGCCAGAGCTGAAATTCGACGATGTGGACGCGCTGGTGCGCCAGATGCACCAGGACGTGACTGAGGCGCGGGCCGCCCTGGACAGGGCCGGGCTGTGA
- a CDS encoding MaoC family dehydratase, with the protein MLDLHLHNLPTGTICIEDLEIGMTRSISRTFGDREIELFADLSCDRNPVHLDEEYAQETVFQGRVAHGMLTASLLSAVIGEQLPGHGTVYLGQSLKFLAPVRPGDRVTATVSVREIDYPRRRVTLDCLCAVGDTLVLKGEALVLAPSRKFD; encoded by the coding sequence ATGCTCGACCTGCATCTGCACAACCTGCCGACAGGAACGATCTGCATCGAGGATCTGGAGATCGGGATGACACGCTCGATCTCCAGGACTTTCGGCGACCGGGAAATCGAGCTGTTCGCCGATCTGTCTTGCGACCGTAACCCGGTGCACCTGGACGAGGAGTACGCGCAGGAGACGGTGTTCCAGGGGCGCGTGGCCCACGGAATGCTGACGGCCTCGCTGCTGTCGGCGGTGATCGGAGAGCAGTTGCCCGGCCACGGAACGGTCTATCTGGGCCAGAGCCTGAAATTCCTTGCCCCCGTTCGTCCGGGGGACCGGGTGACGGCGACCGTTTCGGTTCGGGAAATCGATTATCCCCGGCGCAGGGTGACGCTTGATTGTCTTTGTGCTGTGGGCGATACGTTGGTGCTCAAAGGGGAGGCGCTGGTTCTGGCGCCAAGCCGCAAGTTCGACTGA
- a CDS encoding TIGR01459 family HAD-type hydrolase translates to MNQTIPALDAISDRYDVLFCDLWGCLHNGRDVFPDAARALIRFRQGGGTVILVTNSPRPRPAVRAQLGQLGAPEECYDDIASSGDAAQAAMAAGQFGRRVFHIGPERDLVFFEDENGGPIDVTRVPLEEAEGVICTGLFDDRSETPEDYRLTLMRAKARGLKLLCANPDIVVDLGHQRIYCAGALAALYTELGGKSYYFGKPHAPIYNLARTRAETIRGARLREESILCVGDGIHTDILGGMGEGFDTLFVAGGLAAEETGIKDGQPDPEKLKRFLEREKLSPTATIGFLR, encoded by the coding sequence ATGAACCAGACAATTCCCGCGCTCGACGCGATCTCCGACCGATACGACGTGCTGTTCTGCGATCTCTGGGGGTGCTTGCACAACGGGCGGGATGTCTTTCCCGATGCCGCCCGGGCGCTGATCCGGTTTCGCCAGGGGGGCGGGACGGTGATCCTGGTGACGAACTCCCCGCGCCCCCGCCCCGCGGTGCGCGCGCAGCTTGGCCAGCTGGGCGCTCCCGAGGAATGCTATGACGATATCGCCAGCTCGGGCGATGCGGCCCAGGCGGCGATGGCGGCCGGCCAGTTCGGGCGGCGGGTGTTCCATATCGGCCCGGAACGCGACCTCGTCTTTTTCGAGGACGAGAACGGCGGCCCCATCGACGTGACCCGGGTTCCCCTGGAAGAGGCCGAGGGCGTGATCTGCACGGGCCTGTTCGACGATCGCTCAGAGACGCCCGAGGATTACCGCCTGACCCTGATGCGGGCCAAGGCGCGCGGACTGAAACTGCTGTGCGCCAATCCCGATATCGTGGTGGACCTGGGGCACCAGCGGATCTACTGCGCCGGCGCGCTGGCGGCGCTCTACACAGAGCTTGGTGGCAAGTCCTACTACTTCGGCAAGCCCCATGCCCCGATCTATAACCTTGCCCGCACCCGAGCCGAGACGATCCGCGGCGCGCGGCTGCGCGAGGAGTCGATCCTGTGCGTGGGTGACGGAATCCACACCGACATCCTTGGCGGGATGGGCGAGGGATTCGACACGCTATTCGTGGCGGGCGGGCTGGCCGCGGAAGAAACCGGCATTAAGGATGGCCAGCCGGACCCCGAGAAGCTGAAGCGCTTCCTGGAGCGGGAGAAGCTTTCGCCCACGGCAACCATCGGATTTCTGCGGTAA
- the groES gene encoding co-chaperone GroES has translation MNFTPLHDRVLVRRIEGEEKTAGGLIIPDTAKEKPAEGEVIAVGAGARDEDGERIAMDVKVGDRILFGKWSGTEIKLDGKELLIMKESDILGVLA, from the coding sequence ATGAACTTCACCCCTCTGCATGACCGCGTGCTGGTCCGCCGCATCGAAGGCGAAGAAAAGACCGCCGGCGGTCTGATCATCCCCGACACCGCCAAGGAAAAGCCCGCCGAGGGCGAGGTGATCGCCGTTGGCGCCGGTGCGCGTGACGAGGACGGTGAGCGCATCGCCATGGACGTGAAAGTCGGCGACCGCATCCTGTTCGGCAAATGGTCCGGCACCGAGATCAAGCTCGACGGCAAGGAACTGCTCATCATGAAGGAAAGCGACATCCTCGGCGTTCTCGCCTGA
- the groL gene encoding chaperonin GroEL (60 kDa chaperone family; promotes refolding of misfolded polypeptides especially under stressful conditions; forms two stacked rings of heptamers to form a barrel-shaped 14mer; ends can be capped by GroES; misfolded proteins enter the barrel where they are refolded when GroES binds), protein MAAKDVKFKTDARDRMLRGVETLANAVRVTLGPKGRNVVLDKSFGAPRITKDGVSVAKEIELEDKFENMGAQMVREVASRTNDTAGDGTTTATVLAHAIIKEGMKSVAAGMNPMDLKRGIDLAVDKAVEAIKAASRPVTGTDEVAQVGTISANGEAEIGRQIADAMQKVGNEGVITVEENKGLDTETDVVEGMQFDRGYLSPYFITNADKMTTELDDAVILLHEKKLSSLQPMVPLLESVIQSGKPLLIIAEDVDGEALATLVVNKLRGGLKIAAVKAPGFGDRRKAMLQDIAILTGGQVISEDLGMKLENVTLDMLGKAKRVSITKDETTIVDGAGEKPEIEARVAQIRAQIEETTSDYDREKLQERLAKLAGGVAVIRVGGATEVEVKERKDRVDDALNATRAAVQEGIVVGGGVALVQAAKKLEGLTGANSDQTAGILIVRRALEAPLRQIADNAGVDGAVVAGKIRESDDLTFGFNAQTEEYGDMFKFGVIDPAKVVRTALEDAASVAGLLITTEAMVADKPEPKGASGGGMPDMGGMGGMM, encoded by the coding sequence ATGGCTGCGAAGGACGTTAAGTTCAAGACGGACGCCCGCGACCGCATGCTGCGCGGCGTCGAGACGCTTGCGAACGCGGTTCGCGTGACCCTCGGCCCGAAAGGCCGCAACGTCGTGCTCGACAAGAGCTTCGGCGCGCCCCGCATCACCAAGGACGGTGTGTCGGTCGCCAAGGAAATCGAGCTTGAGGACAAGTTCGAGAACATGGGCGCCCAGATGGTGCGCGAAGTGGCTTCCCGCACCAACGACACCGCGGGTGACGGCACCACCACCGCGACCGTGCTGGCCCATGCCATCATCAAGGAAGGCATGAAGTCGGTTGCCGCCGGCATGAACCCGATGGACCTGAAGCGCGGCATCGATCTGGCCGTGGACAAGGCCGTCGAGGCGATCAAGGCAGCGTCGCGCCCCGTTACGGGCACCGACGAGGTTGCGCAGGTCGGCACCATCTCTGCGAATGGCGAAGCCGAGATCGGCCGCCAGATCGCCGATGCGATGCAGAAGGTGGGCAACGAGGGCGTCATCACCGTCGAGGAGAACAAGGGCCTCGACACCGAGACCGACGTGGTCGAGGGGATGCAGTTCGACCGCGGCTACCTGTCGCCCTACTTCATCACCAATGCCGACAAGATGACCACCGAGCTGGACGACGCCGTCATCCTGCTGCACGAGAAGAAGCTCTCGTCGCTGCAGCCGATGGTCCCGCTGCTCGAGTCCGTGATCCAGTCGGGCAAGCCGCTGCTGATCATCGCCGAGGACGTGGATGGCGAAGCCCTCGCGACCCTGGTCGTGAACAAGCTGCGCGGTGGCCTGAAGATCGCCGCCGTCAAGGCGCCGGGCTTCGGTGATCGCCGCAAGGCCATGCTGCAGGACATCGCGATCCTGACCGGCGGCCAGGTGATCTCGGAAGACCTGGGCATGAAGCTTGAGAACGTCACGCTCGACATGCTGGGCAAGGCCAAGCGCGTCTCGATCACCAAGGACGAGACCACCATCGTGGACGGTGCCGGCGAGAAGCCCGAGATCGAAGCCCGCGTGGCCCAGATCCGCGCGCAGATCGAAGAGACCACCTCGGACTACGACCGCGAGAAGCTGCAGGAGCGTCTGGCCAAGCTGGCGGGCGGCGTTGCCGTCATCCGCGTCGGCGGCGCGACCGAAGTCGAGGTGAAGGAGCGCAAGGACCGCGTCGACGACGCGCTGAACGCAACCCGCGCCGCGGTGCAGGAAGGCATCGTCGTGGGCGGTGGCGTGGCCCTGGTGCAGGCGGCCAAGAAGCTCGAGGGCCTGACCGGCGCCAACTCCGACCAGACCGCCGGCATCCTGATCGTACGGCGCGCGCTTGAAGCGCCGCTGCGCCAGATCGCCGACAACGCCGGTGTGGACGGTGCGGTTGTCGCGGGCAAGATCCGCGAGTCGGACGACCTGACCTTCGGCTTCAACGCCCAGACCGAGGAATATGGCGACATGTTCAAGTTCGGCGTGATCGACCCGGCCAAGGTCGTGCGCACCGCGCTGGAAGACGCCGCATCCGTTGCCGGCCTGCTGATCACCACCGAGGCGATGGTGGCCGACAAGCCCGAGCCGAAGGGTGCCTCCGGCGGCGGCATGCCCGACATGGGCGGCATGGGCGGCATGATGTAA
- a CDS encoding GGDEF domain-containing protein, with amino-acid sequence MDAYRFMSRLFPRSFTAKIFFIAFIGTHVPLLAMVALILGRGDSLVPNMDIVLPLLLATLGGTVGTLLGLLAMLRPLFRIETSLRALEEQGEIRPLPTEYRDVVGKLMVRVNRLALRIDERLGEAARRADTDALTGLLNRSGLRRHMPELARGAVLFIDIDHFKQVNDSYGHDVGDRLLVEFAITARKAMRKNDLLARMGGEEFVAFLPGADAETSVAVAERLRMSVADTLRAEDRKVTVSVGIAVAADAAQSVASLVTAADHAAYTAKQQGRNRVCLNHGAVGAMQPARPVQDMHQPLAISA; translated from the coding sequence ATGGACGCCTATCGTTTCATGTCACGGCTCTTCCCGCGATCCTTCACCGCAAAGATCTTCTTCATCGCCTTCATCGGAACCCATGTTCCGCTGCTGGCCATGGTCGCCCTGATCCTTGGACGCGGGGACTCGCTGGTTCCGAACATGGACATCGTGTTGCCGCTGCTGCTGGCGACCCTTGGCGGAACGGTCGGTACGCTGCTTGGCCTTCTGGCCATGCTGCGGCCGCTTTTCCGGATCGAGACATCGCTCCGCGCGCTCGAGGAGCAGGGAGAGATCCGTCCGCTGCCGACCGAGTATCGCGACGTGGTGGGCAAGCTGATGGTACGGGTCAACCGGCTGGCCCTGCGGATCGACGAAAGGCTCGGAGAGGCGGCGCGCCGCGCCGATACCGACGCACTGACAGGGCTTCTGAACCGCTCGGGCCTGCGCCGGCACATGCCGGAACTCGCGCGCGGCGCGGTTCTTTTCATCGATATCGACCATTTCAAGCAGGTGAACGACAGCTATGGCCACGATGTGGGCGACCGCCTGCTCGTCGAATTCGCCATCACGGCCCGCAAGGCCATGCGCAAGAACGATCTGCTGGCCCGCATGGGCGGCGAGGAATTCGTGGCCTTCCTTCCCGGCGCGGACGCCGAAACCTCGGTCGCCGTTGCCGAAAGGCTGCGCATGTCGGTGGCCGACACCCTGCGGGCCGAGGATCGCAAGGTCACCGTTTCGGTCGGCATCGCGGTTGCCGCCGATGCCGCCCAGTCCGTGGCAAGCCTGGTCACCGCCGCCGATCACGCCGCCTACACGGCAAAGCAGCAGGGCCGCAACCGGGTCTGCCTCAACCACGGTGCCGTTGGCGCGATGCAACCTGCCCGCCCTGTACAGGACATGCATCAGCCGCTCGCCATCTCGGCCTGA
- a CDS encoding NUDIX domain-containing protein, whose protein sequence is MIRFKSPRLAVRALILEEGRLLLVNAYPGEQSDLWCAPGGGVEPGTSLPENLAREVREETGLGIAVGGLALVNEFHDPRSGFHQVDLFFRARIVSGRIDPAWRDPENVVTRRRFFSPAEMAALRFKPDSLATVAFGPEGPAHYDPMEPIVG, encoded by the coding sequence ATGATCCGTTTCAAGTCCCCCCGCCTGGCCGTCCGCGCCCTCATCCTCGAGGAAGGGCGGCTACTTCTGGTGAACGCCTATCCGGGCGAGCAGAGCGATCTCTGGTGCGCGCCGGGCGGAGGTGTAGAGCCGGGGACCAGCCTGCCCGAGAACCTTGCACGCGAGGTGCGCGAGGAAACCGGCCTCGGCATCGCGGTGGGCGGCCTTGCACTGGTCAACGAGTTTCACGACCCCCGGTCGGGCTTTCACCAGGTGGACCTGTTCTTTCGCGCCCGGATCGTCTCGGGGCGGATCGACCCGGCCTGGCGCGATCCCGAGAACGTGGTGACCCGTCGCCGCTTCTTTTCACCGGCCGAAATGGCGGCGCTGCGCTTCAAGCCGGACAGCCTGGCCACCGTAGCCTTCGGCCCCGAGGGGCCGGCCCATTACGACCCCATGGAGCCGATCGTAGGCTGA
- a CDS encoding DMT family transporter: MRLVILTVVALVAFASNSVLNRGALAGQGMDPALFTGIRLISGAATLALLAGSRAGPRAVLQAGSWRSAGALALYAVAFSFAYVSLDVATGALLLFGVVQMTMFGGAVLRGQRPGWLGWTGSGLGLVGLCILFLPQAQRPDPLGAALMVVAAMSWGVYSLRGNANGAPLLTTAGNFLRTVPVGLILLAPLALGEGVPPAGLALALASGAIASGLGYAIWYAALPLLDAGVAAVSQLAVPLIVLAGGLLFLGEAPPPAFGPACVLTLGGVALAILGRRRQA; this comes from the coding sequence ATGCGCCTCGTGATCCTGACCGTCGTGGCCCTTGTGGCCTTTGCCTCCAACTCGGTCCTGAACCGGGGCGCGCTGGCCGGGCAGGGGATGGATCCCGCGCTGTTCACCGGCATCCGGCTGATCTCGGGCGCGGCCACGCTTGCGCTGCTGGCCGGTTCACGGGCCGGTCCGCGCGCCGTCCTTCAGGCGGGAAGCTGGCGCTCTGCCGGGGCGCTGGCGCTCTATGCCGTGGCCTTTTCCTTCGCTTATGTGTCGCTCGACGTTGCGACGGGCGCGCTGCTTCTGTTCGGCGTCGTGCAGATGACAATGTTCGGCGGCGCGGTCCTGCGTGGCCAGCGCCCCGGCTGGCTGGGGTGGACCGGCTCTGGGCTGGGGCTGGTGGGGCTCTGTATCCTGTTCCTGCCGCAGGCGCAGCGCCCCGATCCGCTGGGGGCGGCGCTGATGGTCGTGGCGGCCATGTCCTGGGGCGTCTATTCGCTGCGCGGCAACGCAAATGGCGCACCGCTTCTGACCACCGCGGGGAACTTCCTGCGGACGGTTCCCGTCGGCCTGATCCTGCTTGCGCCGCTTGCCCTGGGCGAGGGGGTGCCCCCTGCCGGGCTTGCGCTGGCGCTTGCCTCGGGGGCCATCGCCTCGGGGCTTGGCTATGCGATCTGGTACGCGGCCCTGCCGCTGCTCGATGCCGGGGTCGCCGCCGTATCGCAACTCGCCGTGCCGCTGATCGTGCTGGCGGGCGGGCTTCTGTTCCTTGGCGAAGCGCCGCCCCCCGCCTTTGGTCCCGCCTGTGTCCTGACGCTGGGCGGTGTGGCGCTGGCCATCCTGGGCCGAAGGCGTCAAGCCTGA
- a CDS encoding YegP family protein — MSENDKFEVYQDKKGEYRWRRLATNGKIVGSSSEGYKKKSDCEANMNRGHVPTDKWEFYTDKAGHYRWRRFAQNGQQVGRSSEGYTKKADAEANAARQGYKA; from the coding sequence ATGAGCGAAAACGACAAGTTCGAAGTCTATCAGGACAAGAAGGGCGAGTATCGCTGGCGCCGCCTCGCCACCAATGGAAAGATCGTCGGATCCTCGTCCGAGGGCTACAAGAAGAAGTCGGATTGCGAGGCGAACATGAACCGTGGCCATGTGCCGACCGACAAGTGGGAATTCTATACCGACAAGGCCGGGCATTACCGCTGGCGTCGGTTCGCGCAGAACGGCCAGCAGGTGGGCCGGTCGTCCGAGGGCTATACCAAGAAAGCCGACGCCGAGGCCAATGCAGCCCGGCAGGGCTACAAGGCCTGA
- a CDS encoding 5-(carboxyamino)imidazole ribonucleotide synthase: MTDPAPLPPGSTIGILGGGQLGRMLALAAARLGLKVVVFDPDPNAPAAQVCAGHECAGYDDIAALERFAGVVDVVTYEFENIPTDALDAVEAHVPIRPDRRALATSQDRLSEKTFLEGIGLRVAPFAPVETAAELAGAVARIGTPSILKTRRFGYDGKGQVRLRSPGDAAAAWAELNEEPCVLEGFVRFEREISVIGARGVSGQIACFDPGENVHRDGILHTTTVPASIPHGLATDAVLLAGRILNALDYVGVIGVELFVTAEGLLVNEFAPRVHNSGHWTQDACAIDQFEQHVRAVAGWPLGDGQRHSDAVMTNLIGADAHDWLEAGRAGGLHLYGKAEARPGRKMGHVNRISPRR, encoded by the coding sequence GTGACTGACCCAGCCCCCCTGCCGCCCGGCAGCACCATCGGCATTCTCGGTGGCGGCCAGCTGGGCCGCATGCTGGCGCTGGCCGCGGCGCGGCTTGGGCTGAAGGTGGTGGTGTTCGACCCCGACCCGAACGCCCCCGCGGCGCAGGTCTGTGCGGGTCACGAATGCGCCGGCTACGACGATATTGCCGCACTCGAGCGGTTCGCAGGCGTGGTGGATGTCGTCACCTACGAATTCGAGAACATTCCCACGGACGCGCTCGACGCGGTCGAGGCGCATGTCCCGATCCGTCCTGACCGGCGCGCGCTGGCCACCAGCCAGGACCGGCTGTCGGAAAAGACCTTCCTCGAGGGGATCGGCCTGCGCGTCGCCCCCTTCGCCCCCGTCGAGACGGCCGCCGAACTGGCCGGGGCGGTGGCACGGATAGGCACCCCGTCGATCCTCAAGACCCGGCGCTTCGGCTATGACGGCAAGGGGCAGGTCCGGCTGCGCAGCCCCGGGGACGCGGCCGCCGCCTGGGCGGAACTGAACGAGGAGCCCTGCGTGCTGGAGGGTTTCGTCCGCTTCGAGCGCGAGATCTCGGTGATCGGCGCGCGCGGAGTGTCCGGGCAGATCGCCTGTTTCGATCCGGGCGAGAACGTCCATCGCGACGGCATCCTGCACACGACCACCGTGCCCGCCAGCATCCCCCATGGATTGGCCACCGACGCCGTATTGCTGGCGGGGCGGATCCTGAACGCGCTCGATTATGTCGGCGTGATCGGGGTGGAACTGTTCGTCACCGCCGAGGGGCTTCTGGTCAACGAATTTGCGCCTCGCGTCCACAATTCCGGGCACTGGACGCAGGATGCCTGCGCGATCGACCAGTTCGAGCAGCATGTCCGCGCCGTCGCGGGCTGGCCGCTGGGCGACGGGCAGCGTCATTCGGATGCGGTGATGACGAACCTGATCGGCGCCGATGCCCATGACTGGCTGGAGGCGGGGCGCGCAGGCGGCCTGCATCTTTACGGCAAGGCCGAAGCGCGGCCGGGCCGAAAGATGGGCCATGTGAACCGGATCTCTCCGCGCCGCTGA
- the purE gene encoding 5-(carboxyamino)imidazole ribonucleotide mutase, which produces MSKPLIGIVMGSQSDWPTMEEAAKILDALGVAYETRIVSAHRTPDRLFDYAETAAPRGLRAIIAGAGGAAHLPGMLAAKTRVPVLGVPVQSKALSGLDSLLSIVQMPKGIPVGTLAIGPAGAANAALFAVAMLATTDNALAGRLDAWRAAQSDAVAEEPKRD; this is translated from the coding sequence ATGAGCAAACCGCTGATCGGCATTGTCATGGGCAGCCAGTCCGACTGGCCCACGATGGAAGAGGCCGCCAAGATCCTCGACGCGCTGGGCGTCGCCTACGAGACGCGGATCGTTTCGGCCCACCGGACGCCGGACCGGCTGTTCGACTATGCCGAGACGGCGGCGCCGCGGGGCTTGCGCGCGATCATCGCGGGCGCGGGGGGGGCTGCGCATCTGCCGGGCATGCTGGCCGCCAAGACGCGGGTGCCGGTGCTGGGCGTGCCGGTGCAGTCGAAGGCGCTGTCGGGGCTCGATTCGCTTCTGTCCATCGTGCAGATGCCCAAGGGCATTCCGGTCGGCACGCTGGCCATCGGACCGGCGGGCGCGGCCAATGCGGCGCTTTTCGCGGTGGCGATGCTGGCCACCACCGACAACGCGCTGGCCGGGCGACTGGACGCCTGGCGCGCAGCGCAGAGCGATGCGGTGGCCGAGGAGCCGAAGCGTGACTGA
- a CDS encoding YdcH family protein has translation MTDAKMMERVEVLHARLEVLKLEHRDLDEAIRAMGERTSIDMLALSRLKKRKLALKDQIARIEDELTPDIIA, from the coding sequence ATGACTGATGCCAAGATGATGGAACGGGTCGAGGTGTTGCACGCCCGGCTGGAGGTGCTGAAGCTCGAGCACCGCGATCTCGACGAGGCGATCCGCGCCATGGGAGAGCGGACCAGCATCGACATGCTGGCCCTGTCCCGGTTGAAGAAGCGCAAGCTGGCGCTGAAGGATCAGATCGCCCGGATCGAGGACGAGCTTACCCCCGACATCATCGCCTGA